AAGTAAAGGGCAAAGTTGATATAAATAGATTTATTAGAAATGATATACCGTTTAAAGGCAGAGTTTCATCAGTAAGTCGTGAGCAAAAAGAGATTCAAGAGATAGTTGATGTACTCTACAAAGCAGTAAAAATTATTGAATCTAATAAATTTAATATTAAAAATATTTCTCTCATAAAAACTCATTTAACACAATATAAAAGTAATAGATATGTTTCAAATGAGATCATTAACAGAGCTATAAACTCTAAAGCACTTCAAAACCCGATCTTTGCACCATATAAAAAAGTTTTAGAGTATGCAAGTTATATTATAAATGGGAATAATCTTGAACAAAATAGAGATGGTCAAAACAGTACTTACGGATTTTTAGTAAATATTGCAGAGTTATTTGAAATATATGTTACTAAACTGCTTCAAAAAGAGTTTCCTGACTGGAGTGTTACAAGCCCAAAAATTGAGCTTTATAAAGATCAGTTTTTTAGAAGAAAAATCATTCCAGATATAGTTATGCAAAAAGAAAATCAGATCTTGGTATTTGATACGAAATATAAAAAAATGGAATTTAGAGGTACAAAAAATGGCATATGGGATGTAGATAGAACAGACTTTTTTCAAATTCATTCATACATAAGCTACTACCAAAATCAAAAAGATTTAAATGTCATTGCCGGTGGGCTTCTATACCCAATTGAAAAGAAGTTTGATAAAAATATATGTCATAGCAATAATCTCTTTGGAAATGATAAAA
This sequence is a window from Hydrogenimonas thermophila. Protein-coding genes within it:
- a CDS encoding 5-methylcytosine restriction system specificity protein McrC, producing the protein MIKTVDNFIIEDLSDFENIAKSKNDSYYFKANKNDIKNNLNITLKDFKQNSNNIFMSFKDDKSKDDDLIIFFNRYQKNDNEKFYNIQTGNYIGQFTWEKVEIDIRSRFDDTFLKRMLNFANDVYLDDVDVTGKPNDEVDYSKFIIYYMFMQNLEKAFLLGLPKSYTTIKHHEIKVKGKVDINRFIRNDIPFKGRVSSVSREQKEIQEIVDVLYKAVKIIESNKFNIKNISLIKTHLTQYKSNRYVSNEIINRAINSKALQNPIFAPYKKVLEYASYIINGNNLEQNRDGQNSTYGFLVNIAELFEIYVTKLLQKEFPDWSVTSPKIELYKDQFFRRKIIPDIVMQKENQILVFDTKYKKMEFRGTKNGIWDVDRTDFFQIHSYISYYQNQKDLNVIAGGLLYPIEKKFDKNICHSNNLFGNDKTKFVVDGIELLESKTIENIIKEEKEFIGRIKKLICLTEC